AAGTTTCCTGACCGGCGCATCATCCTCGTCGGCGAGATCATCCACAACCCGCACGTGAACGATCGCCTGCGCGACATGGGCGTGGAGATTCTCACGCGTCCCGAGCCCACGGGCGCGTTCGACTTCTCCTCGATCCGGTCCGAGGACGTCGTCATCATGCCCGCGTTCGGCGTGACGATCGAAGACTTTAGCGCGCTGCGCGAGCTCGGATGCGTGCTCGTCGATACCACGTGCGGATCCGTGCTCAACGTGTGGAAGCGCATCGACAGCTACGGCCGCGACGGATTCACGGCGCTCATTCACGGCAAGTATTACCACGAGGAAACGCGCGCGACCGCCTCGCAGATGCGGAAGTATTCCGAGGGGAATTACCTCATCGTCCGCAACATGGATGAGGCGAAACTCGTCTGCGAATTCATCGAGGGACGACTTTCCTCGGCTGAATTGATGCAGACCTTCGCGCGCGCCGCGTCGCCGGGCTTCGATCCCGAGCGCCACTTGCGGCGCATCGGCGTCGCGAATCAAACGACCATGCTCGCTCGCGAGTCGCTCGCGATCGCCGAAGAAGTCGGCGCATCGATCGAGCGTGCGCGCGGCGCGTCGGCGCGCGCCGAGGATTTCCGAAGCTTCGATACGATCTGCAGCGCGACGCAGGAGCGGCAGGACGCGGTGACCGAGCTGCTCGACACCGGCGTGGACGTGATGGTCGTCATCGGCGGCTTCAACTCGAGCAACACGATCTCGCTCGCCGCGTTGTGCGCCGATCGCGTGCCGACCTATCACATCGAGTCATCCTCGGCGATCGATCCGCAGCGTCACTCGGTCCACTACCGTCGCGCGCAAATCAAGCACGAGGAGGCGGACGCCGCCGACTGGCTGCCTTCCGGTCCGCTGCGCATTGGTATCACCGCGGGGGCGAGCACGCCGAACAACAAGATCGGCGACGTCGTTGCGCGCGTGCTGGCAACGCGAGGGTTGAAGGCGCCGGTGTGAGATGAGCGCGGGCCAGTCCTACGCCAGGTACATCGCGCTGGGCGACTCGATGTCGATCGACCTCTATCCCGCGCTCGACGCCGGCGAGATCGACGTTGCGGTGGCCCTCGAGCGCCGCGTCGATGCCGGCGCCGTCGCGCCGCTTGGCGCCGCATCGCTCTTGTACAAGAACTCTGAAGAGCGCTGGCCGGACGATCTCGGCAACGATCTGTCGTCGCTCTATCCGGGCATCGAGTTTCAGAACCTCGCTTCGGACGGCGCGACGGTCGGCGACGTGTTCGGCGAGCAAATGCCCCTGCTCGAGGACAGCACCGCCCCGACGCTGATCACGCTCACGCTCGGCGGCAATGATCTGTTGAGCGCGTACGGCAGCCGTCCCGCGCGAAAGCTCCTCGATCGCATCGTGGACGACATCGCCGAGGCGTACGACTTTCTCGTCGATCAGCTGCGGGCGAAGTATCAAAACGGGACGTTGATCGTTGCCACGGTGTATGATCCGTCCGACCAGACCGGGAAGATTCCAGGCGTCTACGATGAGGTGGGCAAGCTGCCGCTCGACGTCCTCGACAAGCTGAACGACCACATCCGCTCTCTTGCGGCCGGGACGCCCGGCGTCATGCTCGCTGACGTGTACGCGCGGTTTCTCGGACACGGGGTGACGGCCGCCGAGGCCGACCGGTGGTACTGGAAGCGCTCGCTCATCGAACCCAATGCGCGCGGCGCGAGCGAGATTCGCCATCTATGGCTGGATCTGATCGCGAAGTAGACTAGGGGATCATGCGGAGCGTTCGGTCATGCAGGATCTGATTCAGTCGTTCCCGCCGGAGGTGCGCAACGAGCCGGCGGTTGCCCTCGCGACGCTCATCGGCGCGACGGGAAGCACGTCGAAGAAGATCGGCGCGAAGATGGTCGTCGGCTCGAGCGGCCGCATCCTCGGCGGCGTGACGATCGGCGGTTGTGTCGACGCCCAGGTGGTCGAGGCGTCGGACGCGCTGCTCGAGACGGGCGGCCGGCGCGTGCTGTCGATTTCGCTCGACGATGACGAGGCGTGGGAAATCGGTCTCACGTGCGGTGGCACGATCGAGGTGCTCATCGAGCGCGTGCGGCCCGGGGACGAGAACGATCCCGTCGTCGCGGCGCACGCACAGGCGGCCGAGATTCTCGCGCGCGGGAATGCGGCGGCGATCGTCACGCCGATCGAGCCGGCAGGTGCGCCATTCGCCGTGCCGGCGTCGGAGCTCACCGCGGCTGTTTCCGACGGCCGAACATTCATCGACCGCGTGGCACCGCCGACGACACTGGTGATCGTCGGCGCCGGCCAGATCGCGATGTCGCTCACGAAATTCGCGCGCGAGCTCGAGATGCGAAGCGTCGTCATCGACGGACGCGAGCGCTACGCGACCCGCGCGCGCTTTCCGGATGCGGACGAGATTCAGATTGGAATGCCCTCGGAGATTGTCGCGCGCATTCCGGCCACGCCGAACGTCGCCGCGATTCTCGTCGC
Above is a window of Gemmatimonadaceae bacterium DNA encoding:
- a CDS encoding XdhC family protein, with the protein product MQDLIQSFPPEVRNEPAVALATLIGATGSTSKKIGAKMVVGSSGRILGGVTIGGCVDAQVVEASDALLETGGRRVLSISLDDDEAWEIGLTCGGTIEVLIERVRPGDENDPVVAAHAQAAEILARGNAAAIVTPIEPAGAPFAVPASELTAAVSDGRTFIDRVAPPTTLVIVGAGQIAMSLTKFARELEMRSVVIDGRERYATRARFPDADEIQIGMPSEIVARIPATPNVAAILVAHDYKYELPVLRQLLRSNVGYLGLLGSRKRGAAVRDILREEGYSDEELQRIHTPIGLDIGGRSSAEVALSIIGEVVAVRSGKAGMAGKRA
- a CDS encoding 4-hydroxy-3-methylbut-2-enyl diphosphate reductase translates to MSSPDLSTYFRKGFGLKAQVQDDLAADYDGRIVDLLRSHEYTLTVGDVTIRLAREFGFCYGVERAVEYAYQARRKFPDRRIILVGEIIHNPHVNDRLRDMGVEILTRPEPTGAFDFSSIRSEDVVIMPAFGVTIEDFSALRELGCVLVDTTCGSVLNVWKRIDSYGRDGFTALIHGKYYHEETRATASQMRKYSEGNYLIVRNMDEAKLVCEFIEGRLSSAELMQTFARAASPGFDPERHLRRIGVANQTTMLARESLAIAEEVGASIERARGASARAEDFRSFDTICSATQERQDAVTELLDTGVDVMVVIGGFNSSNTISLAALCADRVPTYHIESSSAIDPQRHSVHYRRAQIKHEEADAADWLPSGPLRIGITAGASTPNNKIGDVVARVLATRGLKAPV
- a CDS encoding GDSL-type esterase/lipase family protein, which produces MSAGQSYARYIALGDSMSIDLYPALDAGEIDVAVALERRVDAGAVAPLGAASLLYKNSEERWPDDLGNDLSSLYPGIEFQNLASDGATVGDVFGEQMPLLEDSTAPTLITLTLGGNDLLSAYGSRPARKLLDRIVDDIAEAYDFLVDQLRAKYQNGTLIVATVYDPSDQTGKIPGVYDEVGKLPLDVLDKLNDHIRSLAAGTPGVMLADVYARFLGHGVTAAEADRWYWKRSLIEPNARGASEIRHLWLDLIAK